The Polynucleobacter necessarius genome has a window encoding:
- a CDS encoding coniferyl aldehyde dehydrogenase, with the protein MSINRFTLQLDEIKAAYAAEPNPTLEVRLERIGRIEKMIAANEEKICKVLTADFGTRHSIESRLLEFQMVYQACKHVHKHLKEWMKPQLVSTPGFLGSSHAWTQMQSMGVVGIMSPWNYPVQLALVPAIAAFAAGNRVWLKSSERSSRTSGFLATLIQEYFHPSEFCVTVGGTEVAESFAALPFDHLFFTGSSDIGKKVMRAAADHLTSITLELGGKSPAIVDPSAKLKDAAASIIYGKLVNGGQTCIAPDYAIVHASDCDVFIQGLQSAAQEQLSNPEEFTGAIDDHQLTRWHQLVQDASDRGAQIIPLIPPADNTELAFIPVALLNVSEDALVMQEEVFGPILPIVAINDVDSTIRYINERQNPLALYWFGKDKVVMQRILNETRSGGVTINDTLLHAAIEDLPFGGIGTSGMGAYHGKAGFEAFSHRKSILEVRGFLGLSFLRGTKLARPPYRTGVERLLRWLK; encoded by the coding sequence ATGTCCATAAATCGCTTCACACTCCAATTAGATGAAATCAAGGCAGCATATGCTGCAGAACCAAACCCTACATTGGAGGTTCGGCTTGAGCGTATCGGTCGCATTGAGAAAATGATTGCCGCCAATGAAGAAAAAATCTGCAAAGTCTTAACTGCAGATTTTGGCACCCGTCACTCGATTGAAAGTCGGCTCCTAGAATTTCAGATGGTTTATCAGGCATGCAAACATGTCCACAAACATCTCAAAGAGTGGATGAAACCGCAACTAGTCTCAACACCAGGATTCTTAGGCTCATCTCACGCTTGGACACAAATGCAATCCATGGGCGTCGTCGGCATCATGAGTCCTTGGAATTACCCAGTTCAGCTAGCACTGGTTCCAGCTATTGCCGCCTTTGCGGCAGGTAATCGCGTTTGGCTCAAATCCTCAGAAAGAAGTTCACGCACCTCTGGATTCTTAGCAACATTGATTCAAGAATATTTTCACCCAAGTGAATTTTGTGTCACCGTTGGTGGCACTGAAGTTGCAGAATCTTTTGCAGCCCTGCCATTTGATCACCTCTTCTTTACTGGCTCGAGCGACATTGGCAAAAAAGTGATGCGTGCTGCCGCAGACCATCTGACCTCGATCACGCTTGAGTTGGGTGGCAAATCGCCAGCGATTGTTGACCCATCCGCCAAACTCAAGGATGCAGCTGCAAGCATTATTTATGGCAAATTAGTGAATGGTGGTCAAACCTGTATTGCCCCGGATTACGCCATAGTTCACGCAAGCGATTGCGATGTGTTTATTCAAGGATTGCAAAGCGCTGCCCAAGAACAACTCTCCAATCCGGAAGAATTCACAGGCGCAATTGATGATCATCAGTTAACGCGTTGGCATCAACTGGTTCAAGATGCATCGGATCGTGGTGCACAAATAATCCCCTTGATCCCTCCCGCTGATAATACTGAACTTGCATTCATACCCGTGGCACTTCTGAATGTTTCTGAGGATGCGCTCGTTATGCAAGAAGAAGTATTTGGACCCATTCTTCCAATCGTCGCTATCAATGATGTTGATTCCACGATTCGCTATATCAATGAACGCCAAAATCCGTTGGCCCTGTACTGGTTTGGGAAAGATAAGGTGGTAATGCAGCGTATTCTGAATGAAACTCGCTCTGGTGGCGTGACAATCAATGACACCCTCTTACATGCAGCAATAGAGGATTTACCTTTTGGCGGTATCGGCACAAGCGGAATGGGTGCATATCATGGCAAAGCAGGTTTTGAAGCATTCAGTCATCGCAAATCCATCTTAGAGGTTCGTGGTTTCTTGGGCCTCAGTTTCTTACGTGGCACTAAGTTGGCAAGACCGCCCTACCGCACAGGTGTTGAGCGCTTGTTACGTTGGCTCAAATAA
- a CDS encoding ThiF family adenylyltransferase gives MAEDKLEDSVGDRRFGGVARLYGPELRERFRHATVVVAGLGGVGSWAAEALARTAIGHLVLIDFDHIAESNTNRQLHALEGEYGKAKVQAMTDRIRQINPEISLTSHDAFLEPENLDTLIPEGAIVLDATDSVQTKIALAVWANKHQRALVMCGAAGGKSDPTSVRCDDLSRTEQDALLAKVRQGLRQDHGFSRNLKRKIGIRTIYSHEPRAGVASGGLACSGYGSTVMVTAACGLAAAAEVLNLIAAQ, from the coding sequence ATGGCAGAAGACAAGTTAGAAGACAGTGTGGGAGATCGACGCTTTGGTGGTGTAGCTCGGCTATACGGCCCAGAGCTGCGTGAGCGTTTTCGTCATGCCACTGTTGTTGTAGCTGGATTGGGTGGAGTGGGTTCATGGGCTGCTGAAGCTCTGGCACGCACTGCTATTGGACATCTGGTCTTGATCGATTTTGATCACATTGCCGAAAGCAATACCAATCGTCAGCTACACGCTCTTGAGGGTGAGTATGGCAAAGCTAAGGTACAAGCGATGACCGATCGCATTCGCCAAATTAATCCTGAAATCAGTCTCACTAGCCATGATGCATTTTTGGAGCCAGAAAATTTAGATACCTTGATTCCCGAAGGTGCGATTGTTTTAGATGCAACCGATTCAGTGCAAACTAAAATTGCTTTAGCGGTTTGGGCTAACAAACATCAGCGCGCTCTAGTCATGTGTGGTGCAGCTGGCGGAAAATCAGATCCTACTTCTGTGCGTTGTGATGACCTGTCTAGAACCGAGCAAGATGCTTTATTGGCAAAGGTACGTCAGGGTCTCAGACAGGACCATGGATTTTCTAGAAATCTGAAAAGAAAAATTGGTATTCGCACGATCTATTCTCACGAGCCTCGTGCAGGTGTTGCTAGTGGAGGCCTTGCATGTTCTGGTTATGGGTCAACAGTGATGGTGACGGCGGCATGTGGTTTAGCCGCGGCTGCTGAAGTCTTAAATCTCATTGCTGCTCAGTAG
- the pepN gene encoding aminopeptidase N gives MKTDLPQSFRRLEYHAPNYTFSQVELDIALDPARTIVKSRLEVLPGAGHEAGTPLVLQGHELEFVSLRINGEAHRQFELTPETLTIHALPNEGKQTFIVEIICVCVPEKNTSLMGLYVSNGNFFTQCEAEGFRKITYFLDRPDVMAHYRVTLRAREAECPVLLSNGNLISTEKLPNGWHSAVWEDPFPKPSYLFALVAGKLDCIEETITTSSGAQKLLQIWVEPHDLKKTRHAMDSLIASIHWDEKRYGLELDLERFMIVAVSDFNMGAMENKGLNVFNTKFVLAQPETATDADFANIESVVAHEYFHNWTGNRVTCRDWFQLSLKEGLTVFRDQEFSADQMGSESGRAVKRIEDVRLLRQLQFPEDAGPMAHPIRPDEYQEINNFYTVTVYEKGAEVVRMYQTLLDVEGFRKGMDLYFKRHDGQAVTCDNFLAAMADANGRDLSQFKNWYSQAGTPKVKVEESYDEDKKQYQITLTQSPSVNIEHKDSKPFHIPLKMRLLTPADDQVETLLELTQDQQTWTFDGVVGRPVLSINRNFSAPIHLDFDQSEADLLTMFSSDDDAFNRWEAGQKLAMQMILGNRLPDKALIEAYRTLLTDPELDPAFKELALTLPAETYLYEQCANVDPQQIYAARRAFRHAIASELRIEWAALYQQMQTPGPFNPDAVSAGKRALKNLALSMLLEADPLIWSPMAVNQCENADNMTDRYAALTGLVIHGSKSAAACLEDFYSRFADDALVIDKWFALQSSRPPLVHAESTLDVVKRLREHDAFKMNNPNPVRSVIHAFCMNNPASFHQTDGSGYAFWAESVLALDPINPQVAARLARGLDRWRHFAKPYQDHMLAALQKVDACETLSPDVKEVVSKALGN, from the coding sequence ATGAAAACTGATTTGCCACAGAGCTTTCGCAGGCTCGAATACCACGCCCCTAATTACACCTTTTCACAGGTTGAGTTAGATATTGCTCTAGATCCCGCTAGGACCATTGTGAAGAGTCGCCTAGAGGTCCTGCCAGGTGCTGGTCATGAGGCTGGCACGCCTTTGGTATTGCAGGGCCATGAGCTGGAGTTTGTGAGTTTGCGTATTAATGGTGAAGCCCATCGTCAATTTGAATTGACACCAGAAACATTAACTATTCATGCATTGCCCAATGAAGGCAAACAAACCTTCATTGTTGAAATCATTTGTGTCTGCGTGCCTGAGAAGAATACTTCGCTGATGGGTCTGTATGTCTCTAATGGGAATTTCTTTACCCAGTGCGAAGCAGAGGGCTTTAGAAAGATTACTTATTTTCTTGATAGACCAGACGTCATGGCGCACTATCGCGTTACACTGCGTGCGCGTGAAGCAGAGTGCCCAGTACTGCTGTCAAACGGCAATCTCATTAGCACAGAAAAATTACCGAATGGATGGCATAGCGCTGTTTGGGAGGATCCATTTCCAAAGCCATCTTACTTATTTGCCTTAGTTGCTGGCAAGTTGGATTGCATTGAGGAAACTATCACCACCAGTAGTGGTGCTCAGAAGCTACTGCAAATTTGGGTTGAGCCACATGACCTGAAAAAGACTCGTCATGCAATGGATTCTTTAATTGCTTCGATTCATTGGGATGAAAAACGTTACGGCCTAGAACTCGATCTTGAGCGCTTCATGATTGTGGCTGTAAGCGATTTCAATATGGGTGCAATGGAGAACAAGGGCCTCAATGTTTTCAATACCAAATTTGTCCTTGCCCAGCCAGAGACAGCAACAGATGCTGACTTCGCCAATATTGAAAGCGTAGTAGCTCATGAGTATTTCCATAACTGGACTGGTAATCGAGTTACCTGTCGAGATTGGTTTCAACTTTCTCTTAAAGAAGGTTTGACCGTATTCCGTGATCAAGAGTTCTCTGCTGATCAAATGGGTAGTGAGTCCGGCAGGGCAGTGAAGCGTATTGAGGACGTGCGTTTATTGCGTCAACTGCAATTCCCTGAAGATGCCGGTCCAATGGCGCACCCAATTCGTCCAGATGAGTATCAAGAGATTAATAACTTCTATACCGTGACTGTGTATGAGAAGGGTGCTGAAGTTGTGCGTATGTATCAAACCTTATTAGATGTTGAGGGTTTCCGAAAGGGTATGGATCTTTACTTTAAGCGTCATGATGGACAAGCGGTGACTTGTGATAATTTCTTGGCTGCTATGGCAGATGCCAACGGGCGAGACCTCTCTCAGTTTAAAAACTGGTACAGCCAAGCAGGCACCCCTAAAGTCAAAGTAGAAGAATCCTATGATGAGGATAAAAAGCAATATCAAATTACCTTGACGCAAAGCCCATCAGTCAATATTGAGCACAAAGATAGCAAGCCATTTCATATTCCATTGAAGATGCGCTTACTCACGCCTGCAGATGATCAGGTGGAGACTTTGTTGGAGCTAACTCAGGATCAGCAGACTTGGACTTTTGATGGGGTGGTGGGTCGCCCAGTGCTATCAATCAATCGTAATTTCTCAGCACCGATTCATTTAGATTTTGATCAGAGTGAAGCTGATTTACTAACGATGTTCTCAAGTGATGACGATGCCTTTAATCGTTGGGAGGCTGGTCAGAAGCTCGCCATGCAAATGATCCTAGGCAATCGTTTGCCTGATAAAGCCCTGATTGAGGCTTATCGCACACTCTTGACCGATCCAGAGTTGGATCCTGCGTTCAAAGAGTTGGCGCTGACTTTACCCGCCGAGACCTATTTGTATGAGCAGTGTGCAAACGTTGATCCTCAGCAGATTTATGCTGCCCGTCGTGCTTTCCGCCATGCTATTGCCAGCGAGCTGAGAATTGAGTGGGCCGCTCTCTACCAGCAGATGCAGACTCCAGGACCATTTAACCCTGATGCAGTAAGTGCTGGTAAGCGCGCATTAAAGAATCTTGCGCTCAGCATGTTGCTCGAAGCTGATCCATTAATCTGGTCACCCATGGCAGTCAATCAATGTGAGAATGCTGACAACATGACTGACCGATATGCAGCCCTGACTGGTTTAGTGATTCATGGAAGTAAATCCGCAGCAGCTTGCCTAGAAGATTTTTATAGCCGGTTTGCTGACGATGCTTTAGTAATCGATAAGTGGTTTGCATTGCAATCCAGTAGGCCACCACTAGTTCATGCTGAATCCACCTTGGATGTGGTCAAGCGTTTGCGCGAGCATGATGCTTTCAAGATGAATAACCCTAACCCAGTGCGCAGCGTTATTCATGCATTTTGTATGAATAATCCCGCCAGCTTTCATCAAACCGATGGCAGTGGGTATGCATTTTGGGCGGAATCTGTTCTTGCCCTAGATCCAATCAACCCGCAGGTTGCCGCTCGTTTGGCAAGAGGCCTAGATCGTTGGCGCCACTTTGCCAAGCCTTACCAAGACCATATGCTGGCAGCCCTGCAGAAGGTCGACGCTTGCGAAACCCTCTCTCCAGATGTGAAAGAGGTGGTTTCTAAGGCTTTAGGCAATTAA
- the pdxH gene encoding pyridoxamine 5'-phosphate oxidase, producing MDSIAQLRKNYTFGQLSETEVPPNPLSLFQLWFDQAIKAECPEPNSMTLATADAAGNPSARIVLLKGANEAGFTFFTNYESQKGKDLAIRPQAALLFHWHELERQVRIKGIVERVSPAESDEYFHSRPAASRIGAWASPQSAEIPNREFLEEAEKRFAADFGDKPPRPDHWGGYRLHPTEIEFWQGRPSRLHDRIHYQLDRGHWRISRLAP from the coding sequence ATGGACTCCATCGCTCAACTCCGCAAAAACTATACCTTTGGTCAACTTTCAGAGACTGAAGTTCCGCCCAATCCGCTGAGCTTATTTCAGCTTTGGTTTGATCAGGCCATTAAAGCGGAATGTCCCGAACCAAACTCGATGACTTTGGCAACTGCAGACGCAGCAGGCAATCCATCAGCCCGTATTGTCTTACTAAAAGGCGCGAATGAGGCTGGCTTTACCTTCTTCACCAATTACGAGAGTCAAAAAGGTAAGGACTTAGCCATTCGACCGCAAGCTGCTTTGCTATTTCATTGGCATGAGCTAGAGCGTCAAGTTCGGATTAAAGGGATAGTTGAGCGCGTCAGCCCTGCTGAGAGCGATGAATACTTTCACTCCCGCCCAGCAGCCTCCCGAATTGGGGCATGGGCATCACCTCAAAGCGCTGAAATTCCGAATCGAGAATTTCTTGAAGAAGCTGAAAAGCGCTTCGCAGCCGACTTTGGAGATAAACCGCCTAGACCCGATCATTGGGGTGGATATCGCCTACACCCCACTGAAATTGAATTCTGGCAAGGTCGACCCTCACGACTACATGACCGCATTCACTATCAATTGGATAGGGGCCACTGGCGCATTTCTCGCCTAGCACCTTAA
- a CDS encoding TMEM165/GDT1 family protein → MDLSALTLSTGVVALAEMGDKTQLLSLMLAARYPKQALAIIGGILIATIANHACAALLGHWLTTFMSPDILKWILGLSFLGIGFWLLVPDHIDDAAGSKVADRALQVFMLTVGLFFLAEMGDKTQIATIALGAKYSDVVSVTISTTLGMMLANAPAVWIGQKFTKRMPIKWVHAVAAVTFIAIGVATLIWG, encoded by the coding sequence ATGGACTTATCTGCATTAACTCTTTCTACTGGCGTGGTCGCTCTGGCTGAGATGGGCGACAAAACCCAATTGCTTTCCTTGATGTTGGCTGCCCGTTACCCAAAACAGGCTCTCGCCATTATTGGTGGGATATTGATTGCGACAATTGCTAACCATGCTTGCGCAGCGTTGCTAGGGCATTGGCTCACTACCTTTATGAGTCCAGATATCCTTAAATGGATTTTAGGTTTGAGCTTTTTGGGAATTGGCTTTTGGCTCTTGGTGCCCGATCATATTGATGATGCGGCTGGATCTAAAGTGGCTGATAGGGCCCTGCAGGTATTCATGCTCACGGTTGGACTCTTTTTCTTGGCTGAAATGGGTGATAAGACCCAAATTGCCACCATCGCTCTGGGCGCCAAATATTCCGATGTTGTCTCAGTCACCATTAGCACCACTTTGGGGATGATGTTGGCCAACGCTCCGGCTGTTTGGATTGGCCAGAAATTCACTAAACGCATGCCGATTAAATGGGTGCATGCAGTAGCAGCTGTGACCTTCATCGCCATTGGTGTCGCTACCCTCATCTGGGGTTAG
- a CDS encoding class 1 fructose-bisphosphatase — protein sequence MSASSTFNTNFKQYLSSAKVKDAEIPAGLQELLLAVADTCSTLSHEVAQGALIGLLGSAGTGNVQGEVQQKLDVIANDLLIDGVQACKSLAGLASEEMELPLPVQGTGDYLLLFDPLDGSSNIDVNVSIGTIFSVLKKQDPAAPLQTEDFLLSGRHQVAAGYVVYGPQTTMALTLGDGVVMFTLNKVTGEFVLIKHAVEIAHSTKEFAINMSNMRHWAEPVRRYVDECLAGVSGERDKDFNMRWIASMVADVHRVLSRGGIFMYPWDQREPHKPGKLRLMYEANPMSFLVEQAGGASTNGEQLIMDMVPTELHERVSVMLGSKEEIERLQHYHSQA from the coding sequence TTGAGCGCTTCAAGTACTTTTAATACCAATTTCAAGCAATATCTATCGTCCGCCAAGGTAAAGGATGCAGAAATACCTGCAGGTCTTCAAGAGCTATTATTGGCCGTTGCCGATACTTGCTCAACCTTGAGTCATGAAGTTGCTCAAGGCGCTTTGATTGGTTTGTTGGGGTCTGCGGGTACTGGCAATGTCCAGGGTGAAGTTCAGCAAAAGCTCGATGTCATTGCTAACGACTTATTGATTGATGGTGTGCAAGCATGCAAATCTCTCGCTGGTCTGGCTTCTGAGGAAATGGAGTTGCCGCTTCCAGTTCAAGGTACTGGCGACTACTTATTGTTGTTTGATCCGCTAGATGGCTCTTCTAATATTGATGTCAATGTCTCTATCGGAACTATTTTCTCTGTGCTGAAAAAGCAAGATCCTGCGGCGCCATTGCAGACAGAGGATTTTTTATTGTCAGGTCGTCACCAAGTTGCTGCGGGTTACGTTGTCTACGGACCGCAAACCACGATGGCATTAACTTTGGGTGATGGCGTAGTGATGTTTACCTTGAATAAGGTGACCGGAGAATTTGTCTTAATTAAACATGCGGTGGAGATTGCGCATTCCACCAAAGAGTTTGCGATCAATATGTCTAATATGCGTCACTGGGCTGAGCCTGTGCGTCGCTACGTTGATGAGTGCTTGGCTGGTGTCAGTGGTGAGCGTGACAAAGACTTCAATATGCGCTGGATCGCATCTATGGTTGCGGATGTGCATCGTGTCTTATCGCGTGGGGGCATCTTTATGTATCCATGGGATCAACGTGAACCCCACAAGCCAGGCAAGCTACGCCTGATGTATGAAGCAAATCCGATGAGCTTCTTAGTAGAGCAGGCTGGAGGTGCATCGACCAATGGTGAGCAACTCATTATGGATATGGTCCCCACTGAACTGCATGAGCGCGTTTCTGTCATGCTGGGTTCCAAGGAGGAGATTGAGCGACTCCAACACTATCACTCTCAGGCATAA
- a CDS encoding amino acid permease encodes MALGSTIGVGLFLGSASAIQIAGPSILLGYLLAGTVAFIVLRALGEMAVHEPVAGSFAAYANTYVGPLAGYMVGWGYWTYWIVVGIAEVTAVGIYMGIWFPDVPQWIWALSSILMMGLINLIVVKVFGEFEFWFALIKVVAIVAMIALGSSVIFFGFTNDWNPIGFSNLWQHGGFFPNGVGGTLLSLQMVLFAYVGIEMIGLSAGEAENPHKTIPMAIDSLAWRILIFYMGAILVILAIFPWNEVEQQGSPFVVMFERIGLREAAGIINFVVITAALSSCNAGIFSGGRLLYALSVNGYAPSPFAKLSKYGVPHRAVMATVAVCMTGVVLNYFVPDKAFQYVMAAVTFVGLMVWIAILLTQIQFRRSLTQPKVAELAYRTPWWPYSSWFALAFITLAVVLMGFHENARVALVLGPCLLGVYLAMFYIVGLHRKTKLSREFK; translated from the coding sequence ATGGCTTTGGGTTCCACTATCGGCGTTGGATTATTTCTGGGCTCGGCAAGTGCAATTCAAATCGCAGGACCTTCCATCTTGCTAGGATATTTGCTTGCCGGCACCGTTGCCTTCATCGTGCTTCGCGCCTTGGGTGAGATGGCAGTACATGAACCTGTTGCAGGTTCGTTTGCTGCATATGCCAATACCTATGTAGGGCCGCTGGCGGGTTATATGGTCGGGTGGGGTTACTGGACTTACTGGATCGTTGTTGGAATAGCTGAAGTCACTGCTGTTGGTATTTATATGGGCATTTGGTTTCCAGATGTACCTCAGTGGATCTGGGCTTTGTCCTCCATCTTGATGATGGGTTTAATCAATCTCATTGTCGTAAAAGTTTTTGGTGAGTTTGAGTTTTGGTTTGCTCTCATCAAAGTGGTTGCTATTGTGGCCATGATTGCCTTGGGAAGCTCAGTCATCTTCTTTGGTTTTACCAATGACTGGAATCCGATTGGCTTCAGCAACCTTTGGCAGCACGGTGGCTTCTTCCCTAATGGTGTTGGCGGCACGTTGCTTTCCCTGCAGATGGTCTTATTTGCATATGTCGGTATTGAGATGATTGGGTTATCTGCTGGTGAGGCTGAGAATCCACACAAAACCATACCGATGGCAATTGATTCATTAGCATGGCGCATCTTGATTTTTTACATGGGTGCAATTCTTGTCATCTTGGCCATCTTCCCTTGGAATGAAGTTGAGCAACAAGGAAGTCCATTCGTGGTGATGTTTGAGCGGATTGGATTACGCGAAGCTGCTGGCATCATTAATTTCGTAGTCATTACTGCTGCTTTGTCGTCCTGCAATGCTGGCATATTTAGCGGTGGGCGACTCTTGTACGCGCTCTCAGTTAATGGCTATGCGCCTTCCCCATTTGCCAAGCTATCTAAGTACGGCGTTCCGCATCGAGCGGTGATGGCAACGGTAGCGGTTTGTATGACTGGGGTGGTGTTGAACTACTTTGTTCCAGATAAAGCGTTTCAGTACGTTATGGCTGCAGTTACCTTTGTTGGATTGATGGTGTGGATTGCAATCTTGCTCACCCAAATTCAATTTCGTCGATCACTTACTCAACCTAAGGTTGCCGAGCTGGCATATCGCACGCCTTGGTGGCCCTATTCCTCGTGGTTTGCATTGGCATTTATTACTTTGGCAGTGGTGTTGATGGGCTTTCATGAGAATGCACGGGTTGCTTTGGTATTGGGTCCGTGTCTATTAGGTGTGTATCTCGCCATGTTCTACATCGTTGGCTTACATCGCAAAACAAAACTGAGTCGTGAATTCAAATAA
- the cphA gene encoding cyanophycin synthetase codes for MPQLLDKTIEILSHRHLRGPNMWSYNPALEVLIDIGDLEDYPSDLIPGFYDRLCKCLPSLHEHRCSYGEPDGFLKRVEEGTWPGYILEHLTIELQNLAGIAGGFGRARDGGRRGVYKVIVSAIEEAVTLQAFKFARDLLLTLIQDNGDAIAQREQIIEELRDLSDDLCLGPSTACIVNAATVREIPYIRLSSGNLVQLGYGSKQRRIWTAETDQTSAIAETISRDKDLTKSLLASAGVPIPEGRVVTSADDAWEAAQDIGLPVVVKPIDGNHGRGVFINLYTQQEIEAAYAVAINEGSEVLVERHIIGDEHRLLVVGNKVVAVAKSETVWITGDGKHTVLELIQIQINSDPRRGTTEECPLNPVRIDSAVELELARQKLTGESIPGVDHKVLIQSNGNVAFDVTDLVHPEVAHQVALAARVVGLEIAGIDLVAQDISKPLESQNAAIVEVNAGPGLLMHLKPASGTPQPVGEEIANHLFPPGYDFRIPIVGVSGNSGRTIAAEMIAHFTRLTNVHVELSTSNGLYFGNRTIKQTSSSHWENARRTLQNRAIEVAVLENDNASLLLEGLAYDQCQVGVVLNIDSLKLFPEHNISEEDQLFNVVRTQVDVVLPTGTSVLNADDPMIVKMAELSKGEVMYFSQELDSPVVTAHQEKDGRSIIVSPSGITLKQGKVDRLVIPIPSSVKEASLEWAPHLSLAAAIGAAWALDIPFNVIEAGVETFVSSSNIPPEA; via the coding sequence ATGCCCCAATTACTAGATAAAACCATTGAAATCCTGAGCCACCGACATCTGCGTGGCCCCAATATGTGGAGCTACAACCCCGCGCTGGAGGTTTTGATCGACATTGGCGACTTGGAAGACTATCCATCTGACTTAATTCCTGGTTTCTATGATCGTCTTTGCAAATGCCTTCCAAGTCTGCATGAACATCGTTGTAGCTACGGCGAGCCTGATGGGTTTTTAAAACGGGTTGAAGAAGGCACCTGGCCAGGATACATTCTCGAGCACCTCACCATTGAGCTGCAAAATTTAGCCGGAATTGCCGGTGGCTTTGGCAGAGCTCGTGATGGTGGTCGCCGTGGCGTTTACAAAGTTATTGTGAGTGCTATTGAAGAAGCTGTGACATTGCAAGCGTTTAAGTTTGCGCGTGACCTTCTCCTCACCTTAATTCAAGATAATGGCGATGCCATTGCTCAACGAGAGCAGATCATTGAAGAACTTCGTGATTTAAGTGATGATCTTTGTCTTGGTCCCAGCACAGCCTGTATTGTCAACGCAGCTACCGTCCGAGAAATTCCTTACATCAGGCTATCCAGTGGCAATTTGGTTCAGCTCGGATATGGCTCCAAGCAACGACGTATTTGGACAGCAGAAACTGATCAAACTAGCGCCATCGCAGAAACTATCTCGCGTGATAAAGACCTAACTAAGAGCTTGCTCGCAAGCGCAGGTGTTCCAATCCCTGAAGGTAGAGTTGTTACAAGTGCTGATGATGCTTGGGAAGCCGCACAAGATATTGGCTTACCAGTGGTTGTGAAGCCGATTGATGGTAATCATGGTCGTGGCGTATTTATCAACCTCTATACCCAACAAGAAATTGAAGCAGCCTATGCTGTAGCCATCAATGAAGGTAGTGAGGTTTTGGTTGAGCGCCACATCATTGGCGATGAACATCGTTTGTTAGTCGTCGGCAATAAAGTAGTGGCAGTTGCGAAAAGTGAAACAGTTTGGATCACCGGTGATGGCAAGCACACCGTTCTTGAACTCATTCAAATTCAGATTAATTCTGATCCACGTCGTGGCACGACTGAAGAATGCCCTCTTAATCCAGTTCGGATCGATTCAGCAGTTGAGTTAGAGTTGGCTCGCCAAAAGCTGACTGGTGAAAGCATTCCAGGGGTTGATCATAAAGTATTGATTCAAAGTAATGGCAATGTGGCATTTGATGTGACCGACTTAGTTCACCCTGAAGTAGCCCACCAAGTAGCATTAGCTGCACGCGTTGTTGGGCTTGAAATTGCGGGAATTGACCTCGTAGCTCAAGATATCAGCAAGCCACTAGAGTCGCAAAACGCGGCCATTGTTGAAGTGAATGCAGGTCCTGGCTTATTGATGCACTTAAAACCTGCTAGCGGCACTCCACAACCTGTTGGCGAAGAAATTGCAAATCATCTCTTTCCTCCAGGCTACGATTTCAGAATTCCAATTGTTGGCGTTAGCGGGAATTCCGGAAGAACGATCGCCGCCGAAATGATTGCCCACTTCACTAGATTGACGAACGTGCATGTTGAACTCTCCACTAGCAATGGCCTTTATTTTGGCAATCGCACCATCAAACAAACCTCTTCTTCCCACTGGGAAAACGCACGACGCACCCTTCAAAATAGAGCGATTGAAGTTGCTGTTCTTGAGAATGACAATGCATCACTGTTGCTAGAGGGCCTGGCATACGATCAATGTCAAGTTGGTGTCGTACTCAATATTGATTCACTCAAGCTCTTTCCTGAACATAACATCAGCGAAGAAGATCAATTATTTAACGTAGTGCGCACTCAGGTTGATGTTGTATTACCTACCGGCACCAGCGTATTAAATGCAGACGATCCAATGATTGTCAAAATGGCTGAACTCAGCAAGGGTGAGGTAATGTACTTCTCTCAAGAGCTGGACTCCCCTGTAGTGACCGCCCATCAAGAAAAAGATGGTCGATCAATTATTGTGAGCCCATCTGGCATTACGCTCAAGCAAGGTAAAGTAGACAGGTTAGTGATTCCAATTCCTTCATCAGTCAAAGAGGCATCCCTTGAATGGGCGCCACACTTAAGTCTTGCAGCAGCTATTGGTGCAGCCTGGGCTTTGGATATTCCGTTCAACGTTATCGAAGCTGGAGTTGAAACATTTGTTTCTAGCTCCAATATTCCACCAGAGGCTTAA